AGGTACATATTATCATAGATAATATTGCTTTAATTATTCAGGACCACAGTAGACTCCTGTGTGGAGCAGTTCTTGGAAGCAGgagaaatgtttaaaagaaacCAGGAGAGGAACTTCCATTAGCATAAAATTGGAAGAAAGCTTTCAGTTACAATGTCATGAACTGCAGAACAGCCCAGTAATCATCATCACCTCCCCAAGACACAAATTCAATATGAGAAAGGTTCCTCAAATTGCTGTCACATGCCTTGGGCAACTGCCCCTCCCACCCaagaaagagaagcagagaatGTGAGCAGTGATGTTAAAGTTGGTAGCCTTGCcaagcacacagagcagctcaggaaggaAGAGCAGTTGAGTCCCTTGGGCTGCCTCAGCACTATCAACCACTTCAAGTCTTAGGTCCCTTCTCCACAAGCTTTTCCCAGCACATTATAGCAAGAGAAACTGGAAGCTGCCCTGATGGAAGCTCCATCACACAGCTGTGTTCATGTGCTACTTCAGCACTGGCTGAGAACAAcaaagaaaggggggaaaaaaaccccaaattccaccaAAATCTGTTTCCAGTGCTTTTTCTGCAGTCCCTTTAACTGCCAAacatccagctggagcagcagcagctcaccaacctgtttctctttgctgtttcaGCAGGGAAAAGTATAtgggcttaaaaaaaaaagaaaaatcacctgTTGCAAACATGTTGTAGGACAAGTAGCAAACAATTTGCAGGAGCATGGCAGCCACCATAAAATCAGCTTTTATATTGTCTGTCGTGGCCCCAAATTTGCAACTACGTTGTTGATGGCAACAAATAAACACACTGCAGTGTAACTATTATCTGTGGCAGATTAACATGCTACCACTGTGCCCTATTTAAATGCATCTTTCCTTCAATAAACTATTCTGGGCAAGCAGCACCACACTGAGGTACACATTTAtcagccaggagagcagcactgtgggGGCCTTGGTTCACACAGCTGCAGTTTTGTGCTTCATTTGGCCCAAAGCCTTGATGAACAGCAACTCTGGTGCCTGCTGgtgtcatggaaaaaaaaaaaaaaataaaaaaaatactctgagGAATGTAGTGCTTTGctgtgcaagagaaaaaaaggtcaTGAACCAATGGATGCGCTtccaagtattaaaaaaatataagtgAAGTAGTCCCCCCTGCCCATCCCTACCTCAGAAGTGAGTAACTTGCACAGAGGAGGTGCAAATGAGTAGAAACCTAATGCTAAATGCAGCGGTCTGGAATGCAGAGTAGTGAAGTGCAGGTGAATATACAATACGTTGCGTTTAATCTCATTTCCTACAATCTCCCAGTCTTACTTCCCCATCTCTTCCCCTCTTCGCCAGTAAATTTTAGATACCAGATAAACCTTCCAAAGACAGTTTCCAGGATacatttaataataaaacaacaGTAAATAGCAACCCTAGGTTtcccctctttttatttttctccagccCCCTCCCCTTTTATCCCTTTCTATCTAGCAGAACTCTGATTAGTAATAAAACCCGTCTTCTTACAACTCAAGAATAAAGAGGGCAATTTTCTGGCTCAGCTCGGTCTCCCACGATTGCACAGTACTCAGTTCACATGGAACAGACACAATTCACAAATGGCACGATGGGGCAATCTCCTGAACACCAGAAAAATGGGAGCAACAACCTTGCCTCGTCAGGGTGGAAGCAAAGCTTCATTTCTGCGTGGTTGAAGAGGCCATTTCATTTTATGCAGTGCTGCAAGAACAAATTGCTCTCTCTAGGAGTTGCCCAGACAACTGCTACCCAGTTCCTTGCAAGTACCACAGGATTGCCTCTGCTAGTTCTCTAAGGGAAGGTGATTTAGAGCAGTCAGTCAGTGTTTATGGCACAATGAAAGACACAATGGTTGAAGCTGGAAGTGTAGGAGATGTGGCATAAGGAGGTGAAGAGGTTTATGGTGTGACCAGTCACAAGAACCAAGACTGCAAAGGATGGATCCTTTCCATCATACTTGTTCTTATTTGTATggattttatataaaaaaagaggaagaaaaagcagaccaccaccaccaccacaaaaGCTATTTTGTTTCTAAACACAGAACATGATGACCTCTATGCCAAATCCCCTTCAGTTATGGCACAACCTTCTTGAAGGCTTGACACTGGTTCCCGTTGGATTGCAAGGAGGCAAGACTCTCCACTGCCAAGACAGGCTTTGCTTGCAACCAAGCCTTTAAGGGGTGGAGTATCTTCTCAGGTGGTAACTGTAGATCTTAATGCAATGATCCCAACagtccagcaccagcagctgccctTTGGGAGTAACAGCAATACCTACTGGGCAGGTGAGTCCCTCCCGGATTAAGATGTTGTAGCCGCCTCCCTTAGGAAAATGCAGGATTTCCTTACGACTGCTGTCAGCAACAATCAGATCTCCCCTGGAATCAACGCACATCCCAGCAATGCACCTGAAATCCTCATTCTCGGAGAAGAAATGGCTGATCTGGCGTCCCAACTGCCCATCTGGGCCAACGGAGCCAATGGAGAAGCCTCCTTCCAAGTGGTGCTCGTACTGCCGGTTCTCCAGGttgagccccagcccctgagTGAAGTAAATGGTCCCTTCAGCGTCGCAGGTGACAAACTTGGGGCGCACGGCGCTGCACAGGCAGCTGTACTTCACCACCCCCACGCCACGGTCCACGGTGAAGCACCAGAGCTTCCCCCCTTCCACGTCGGTGACGACGAACTGGCCCGAGGGCAGCGCGGCGATGCCCCAGGGCTTGCTCAGCTGGCTCCGGTGGCACGCCACGCAGTGGCCATCCATGGTGTACACCTTGACAGAGTTGTCGTAGCTGTCTGTCACACCGATCAGCCCGTGGCAGTTCATGGTGACAGAAAGGGGGGTCAAGTTGGGCAGGTCTGCTCCAAGGAAACTCAGCACGAAGCTGTCGATGCCACTGGGGCTCCGGCGGATCTCCTTCAGGAAGCCCTTGCGCGTAAAAACCTGGATTCGGAAGTTGCCCCGGTCTGCCACGAGCACCTCGCCTTGGCTGGTGACGTGCAGGCTGACGGGGAGGTTGAACATCCCTGGCAGGCTGCCCTTGGAGCCCATCTTCCTGATAAAGGAACACTGCTGGATGCTCGTGGCTGCTTCAGGCATCCTTGGCTTGGCTGGCGAGGAATGGGGGGTGCAGCAGGGCTCCTCTTGCACCAAGTCAGGCTCCCTAAATGGTACAAAGGAGGATGCTGCATTTTCCATGAGCGATTCCTCCACGTTAACGGTCCGGGGTTTCTTCACTACCTGCCCGATCTGCAGTGGTCCCACATGGCTCACCTTGAGGAGTTCCACCTCTTGGAGAGTCAGCTCCCTTGGGAGACTGTTTGTCAGCTCTGGTTCTTCCTCATCCGCTGCCTCCTCCAGGAGAGCTATATCCCCCTGCTTTATTTTGGCAAGGAAGTAATCACAGCGAGACATTATCTGCACTTCTGCTAAGCTCAGCAGGTAAGCTTGCTCCTCCATCACCTGGTTATTTATCTTCTCCACTTCAGTCAAAGAGGTAGTGAAGAACTTGCGTGACCTGGCCAGTTCTTCCTGGATCTTGCGCTCCTCTTTGCTGTACTCCTGCAGAACCGCTTTGTATCGGGATTGCAGATCTCTTGAAACATCCTCCAGAGcagctttccttttctgaagATCACCCATGAGCTCCCGAAGCCTGGCAAGCCTCATCCCAAACTCCCGCCTACGCTCCTCAGCAGCCTCTTTGACAGCAATGACTCTGTGTCCTGGGGGCATGTGCGAAGCCTCCTTGCAGGGCTCACACAAAACCAAGCTACAGCTCTTGCAAAATTGTCTTGGCAGCCTCCTCCCGCAGACCTTGCACATGAGAAGTCCCACCACTTCCCCCAGGCCCGCCGTGTCGATGATCTTCAGCACGGTGAGGTTGTCAGTGAGCTGAGCCAAGCTGGTGATTCGTGTGATCTTGCTGCAGAAGGGGCACCGGATCCCATTGATGCTGTTTGCCAGGAGCTTCTCCAGACACTGCTTGCAGATGGTGTGCCCACAGTGCAGGAGTTTGGGCCTCAGGTTCTCCTCGGTGAAGGACTCCATGCAGATGGGGCACTCCAGGACCTCCCGCAGCGCGTCAGAGTTGAGATAAGGGGCGGCAGCCATGGTGCTCCAAGGCAGCTTTATCCAGCACAGTGCCTTGTGCTCACATCTATTCCAAGGTGCTCCGATTCtgtccaggaagaaaaaaaagggaaatgtgaTTTATGTCAGCACCAGCAGTTATGTATACATGCAATTTATTTCTGACTTATCACCTAaccctgcagaaaaagaaacccaGCTAGCTTTTCCATGTTGGGAGGATGGATTAGTTATAGCTAATCTCAGGGTGGGCAAATTTCAAAACTAActtgcagctcccagtgcaatGAATTATTCACGTGCAAAATTTGtaaagcagcactgaaagaaGTGTAATGGCACCAATATGGAAGCCCGGTAGATACTGATGACTGAATCATCTCCTCATGGtgcccatctcctgctgccaagCCTCTGAGTTTACATAATTTACTGAAACCCAGGGAGATTAAACTAGACATTCAAAATGTTGTGCATCAAAGGAGGAAGCAGATGGTGCGATGCTTTAGGACATTAATAGATCACCTCTGGAGACCTGCATTCAGACGTGACATCAGATACCAACAGAATAGATGTGCTTGGTACACTCTGCTTTGCTAGAGagccaaaacacattttcaagggAGTGAAAGTAGCAGGAATGCTCTGTCAGCTTCCACTCGTTCTGGGGGTGATTGTGCACActgaaaacacacagagaaggTCTGATGTCGGTGCACCTCAGTAACCTCTGCCACACTGCACCATGCTTCATGCCAATTAAACACAGCTCAGGCAGTATTAGCAATAATGGCGTTAACAGACAACTCCAAACATCCCAACTCCAAACACACTCCCAGTGTTCACTATTAGCTCCTGAACTCAGCTTAACTGCATTTAATTTCTCCTCGTTTCACAATCTTGTAGCCTTGACCTCGTTCTCATCCCCTGGTTCAGTTTTACACCACTCTGGTTGCTGTTCAGCTTCAATCCAGGTTTCTCCACCCTCACATCCCtcccagcagggagcagatcccagcagctctcctgccaAGGCAGCCATCCATTCAAaaggaacagaacagggctCACATCATTAAGTTATTATTCACTAGACTGGGTTTCAAATCCTTTGTTATTGTACTGCTTAGCCACtaaaaaaacagggaagaaaaccttttttttctagggaagaggaggaggaggaggagaaggaagtaGTTAGTCTTTGAAATGAAGAGACAGTGGCAGAGGGATGTGAACACACAGCTCTCTCTGAGAAATGGCTGCATGAACACAGCATTTTCACTTCCCCgctgctccctcctctctgGGAAAGGTTCTGTGTATTTTGAGTTTGCTGCGTGCTCCTGTGCAGAAAAACAACTGCAAGGAAGAAAAGTTCTTTATGCtcctacagaaaagaaaaaaagccccctAATTTTAATTTGTCAGCTGCAGTTCAGAGTCCTTTAAAGCCTGTATTTCAGAAAGGGATTCAGTGGCATGGCAGAATCTCCAGGCACCATGCTGGGATCAGCTCTATGGTGGCAGGTTGAGTATCacagccctggccctggggaagCAGAAACCTGGGCACTGCCATGGAGAACAGAAACCTTCCTCTGAGGGTGGAAAAATCTGTGatttaaaatcattttaaaaaatgaaacacaggaTACCAGGTTCATTAGTCTTACTTTCCTTGGAAACACGTCAAAAGACTCACTTAGGGAACGACAAGGGAGCaagcagcacaggcaccaaGTACTGAGAGTTACAATAAAAGCTACCtttaaaacaagtattttcaTTAAAGAACAATGGTGGATGGGATTTTAAGTCAGGTTGGGCTTTTAGAGAGCTGATTTGTATGACATTCTTTTCATATATAACCCCCTTTATCGGAATGTCAGCACGCCCTCAGTAATGGGAcgttatttttccttttatctctctctcacactcgGCTGTGCCTCCATGGAAGTTTCCTTAACAGCGAGTTGTTCTTGCGTGTCGGTCCCTCCCGGGGCAGTTCCTCTGACGCAGAGCAGTGTATTACAGAAAGCCTCAGCTGAGGATCAAGCCATAAAACCGTGAATTATGTGAGCTTGGTTTCCTTACATCCGAAAGAAATTTCCTGCCGTGGTTTCTCTTGTCACCTGGTAGTTGAGTGTCTGCGGTGAGAACACCGACTCCACTTGTAATTCATTGCTCGTGTCACTAACGAGGGAAAATAACGGGGTAACGCTGCAAAATAAGCGCCGCTGACAGGTGTTGTCACAACAACAAAACCGGCAGGACAACCCTTGGGTTTGAGGGCGTTTCACTGAGAAATccaagggtttgggttggaaggaccttaacGATGACCtaattccaccccctgccatgggctggggcAACACGTTCTACcggcccaggctgctccaaagcccgtccagcctggccttgggcattgcagggatggagcagccgTGGAGTGACCCGTGCTGATGTGTGACCACCGCGTCCGCACAAAGAACAGGCACCGTCTGGCCGCAGCCTGgggtcagtggcagcagggcGGGCGGGGCCCGCTACGAGCCCGCTCTGCCTCGGCCGCCGCGCTGctgccggggggggggggggggaagacgAAACGAGCCGGATCCCTCGCTCCTAGCGCGGTGGGGAGCGCCCACCCCGCGGGGCGCGGCCCGGTCCCCCCTTCCATTCCCTCCATTCCATCCTATCCCGTCCCGTCCCCTCACGCCGCCCGCCCGCAGCTCCCGCCGCACTCGCCCCACCCTGCAGggggcgccgccgccgcccggcgcGCGCGCTCCTCACCTGCCGCCGCTCCGGGCCGCGCCGCTCCCGGCGTGCGCCGCGCCCCGCGCGTCACGTGATCGAGGCCGCGGGGCCTGCCGGGAGATGTAGTTCGGGCGCGCCGCGGCGGGCGGTACATGGGGAGGGGGGACACAGCGGGGGGACCGCGACACCGGCACGGGGGGTGCGGGGGGGCGCGGTCTGCCGGGCTTGTGCTGCGGTACTCGTTGTGAAAGGAAAGGTTAAAACTAACAAAGGGGAAGCAGGAACgtctttgtgttttgttttttttttttcctctgttgttgttttgggggttgcttgttggtgttttttgtgtgtgtgttgggttttttgtttgtttgggttttcgtgggtttttttgtttgtttgtttgtttttgttgttgttgttgttttttaaatcgGGTCGTTACGTGTCATTTCTGCTCACAGGGATTATTCACTGTCCTTTCCCTGatcaggcagtgctgctgtgggatcagccccttcctcttttctttcaccttccctttcccctttcccttcccttctcctttctctactttttcacttcctttttcatttcccttgTCTTACATTCTCTtctcatttcccttcccttttccattcccttccaacaccctttttccttttcctttccccttcccttcccccagcagGTTCCTCATTATTTGATGGGGTTTTACATCCCCTACTGAAAATGTGTGTTTCTCATTTCATACTGTGCattggagcagcctgtggaCTCCAGGACAAAAAGGACTATTTTGGGTACAGCTGCAGCTTTGAGCAGATGCTGCAGGCTGGCAGTGGTAGCCAGAGGGATTTGGTTGGGCTCTGCCCCGTGTTTCCTGAAGCCAGTATCACCATCAGGAGCACTTACCCCATTCCAGCCCCATTTTTGCTTGGATGTCATGAACTTGCTTTAGAGATGGCAGAGAGACCCATTctgctgtgacactgtggggctgCACAGCACACTTAGGAATGTCAGGGAAGCCAAAGGAACCGTGCCCTTCACACGCCACTGGTGCCATGGCTCCAGTGCCACAGGCAGCATCTCATGGTCAGCCCAGGGCTGATGTGCAGCTGGAGGTCTGGAAGCTCAGGCTTGAAGGAATTCACTGCCTGGGGAAGAGACAAGTCCTCAGTTTAACCAtttcccaaaatcctccatgtgacctctctgcctgcagcacttTTCCACTGCTCACCTGTTCCAGCCACCACCGACCTTACACTTGCATAATGCAGCAAATCTTGCCACCTTCTGCTCTTGATGGTTTTTCCACTTTGTTTAGAAAAGAATGGTTCATTTGGAACTACAGTCTAcatccctggagcagcagggatcAGCAGTGTGGCCAGTGGATGCACTCAGAGACAGCAAGAGCAGATGCAAAGCCTGGCCAGGgttacagaagaaaacaagtgaGATTTTACAGTCCCCTGTTACAAGCCCCAGTGTCTCCCTGGGGGTATTTCTGTGCCCAGGAAGGGGACACAGGGTTCACTCCTAGTTCCTGGCCTCGCCAGGGATATGCTCTTTCTGTCCCTGATAtatggggaagaaaaatggaTGTAAATATTGAAACCAGGGTGGTCTGGCAGATCTTGTGAGGCCACCCACACCTGAAAATTAACAGTGTGAGGAAAAGACAATGTAGAAATAGGAAATACTCTTTCAGTGTATCCTGGGGAGAAAACAAAGGACTCTGGATTTAATTAGAGGTGATAATGATGAGCTGATGATGTTACCCATCATGTGTGAGTATGGGGACCCTACATGACAAGGAAGGATGGGAAGGTCCAGCCCAGGACCCTGGTCACCCTGACCCATGGACAAGGTGACATGTCCCAAGGGGCTGCCCCATGCTGGTAGCAAGACACGCAGCTGGCAGGGTTAGGAAAGTCTCAGCCATCCCATGGGGAAGGGATGTGTGGTGTGttggagcagagagggagccAGCTGCCATGGAGGGGGGACTTGGGAGGTCATGGAGCCACCGTCATGGGGCCAAAGTGTTTTGGAGGCAGGGAAACAAGTCCTAAGATGCTGCCAGGGGTTggatgagcagggcagggctcttgGTGCTTTTCTTGGGACCCAGTGCAAGCACTGGAGGGACACTGGGGGGTGTGCAGCATCTGCAGAGCCAGTTCCTTTGCCAAAGCTATGTTACAAGGGGTACTTTCAAAATGCCCTTTTAGTGAGTGTTATCAGAGGTCTCTAAgagctctttttttcttaatacctCGGACTTGCATGTGTACAAATATCTCATCTGAAGCTGAGGTGAGATCCTCCCTGTCCAACCTTCAGGCAGCAGAGATGATGTGCTCAGCTTATCTGTGCTGGTACCTTTGGGACTGTCCCTGGGGCAGCGGGGCTGTGGCTGGCTGGGGGTCACACATGCCACCAGTCACGAGCACGGGCATGCAGCTCACTGTTCACACCTTGGTGTTGGATGTCAGGATTGTGTTTAATTGAGTTTGGTTAAtcagctgggagcagtgggCACAGTGTCATCAGGGAGAGGAGGATGTgaagagaggcagaagcagTGTGGACATACTCTTCACCAGGAACtgtggtgacaggacaaggagttATGGGTACAAATTGAAACAGGGAAATTTGGATTAGATATTGagaggtttgtttgtttttcttttttactgtgagggtggtgaggcaccagcacaggttgcccagggaggttgtggctgctccatccctggatgtgctCAAAgcagggttggatggggcttggggCAACCTGTTCTAATGGGagacatccctgcccatgacgTGGTGTTGGAACAcagtgatctttaaggtccatttCAGACCCTTCCATTCTACAAACGGGATTGAAAGGGGTGACGGAGCCTCATGCTCAGGAGTTTATCAAGCACCGACATCCCGAGCATGTTACACATCCGCTGTGCCTCAGTCCCCTTCCCGAGGGATGAGGACGGGAGGATGAGACCCCACGGGTCATGAGACCCCATGAGACCTCCCAGCATGGAGGGACCACGGGGTGAGGGCAGCGGGATGTGCCACAGGCCGGGATGATGTCCCCATGCCGGGATGATGTCCCCGTCCTGGGATGATGTCCCCGTCCTGGGATGATGTGCCGCACGCCGGGATGATGTGCCTCGTCCTAGGATGATGTCCGCAGGCTGGGATTATGTCCCCGTGCCGGGATGATGTCCGCACACCGGGATGAACCCGGCGCCGTCCTGCCGCGGTGCCACGAGAGGGCAGCAGGGCCCCACGGACCGACACGGCCACAACTGCCCCGCCGGACCGGGACCCGCCGCGGGGAGGGTCCGGCGGGCGGCTCCGCAACACCCGCGGTGCCCATCCTGAGCTCCGTGACACCCCCACAGTGCCCATCCTGATCACTGCACCACCCCTCAGTGCCCATCCTGAGCTCCGTGACACCCCCACAGTGCCCATCCTGATCACTGCACCACCCCTCAGTGCCCATCCTGAGCTCCGTGACACCCCCACAGTGCCCATCCTGATCACTGCACCACCCCTCAGTGCCCATCCTGAGCTCCGTGACACCCCCACAGTGCCCATCCTGATCACTG
The nucleotide sequence above comes from Cinclus cinclus chromosome 19, bCinCin1.1, whole genome shotgun sequence. Encoded proteins:
- the TRIM32 gene encoding E3 ubiquitin-protein ligase TRIM32 isoform X1, which produces MAAAPYLNSDALREVLECPICMESFTEENLRPKLLHCGHTICKQCLEKLLANSINGIRCPFCSKITRITSLAQLTDNLTVLKIIDTAGLGEVVGLLMCKVCGRRLPRQFCKSCSLVLCEPCKEASHMPPGHRVIAVKEAAEERRREFGMRLARLRELMGDLQKRKAALEDVSRDLQSRYKAVLQEYSKEERKIQEELARSRKFFTTSLTEVEKINNQVMEEQAYLLSLAEVQIMSRCDYFLAKIKQGDIALLEEAADEEEPELTNSLPRELTLQEVELLKVSHVGPLQIGQVVKKPRTVNVEESLMENAASSFVPFREPDLVQEEPCCTPHSSPAKPRMPEAATSIQQCSFIRKMGSKGSLPGMFNLPVSLHVTSQGEVLVADRGNFRIQVFTRKGFLKEIRRSPSGIDSFVLSFLGADLPNLTPLSVTMNCHGLIGVTDSYDNSVKVYTMDGHCVACHRSQLSKPWGIAALPSGQFVVTDVEGGKLWCFTVDRGVGVVKYSCLCSAVRPKFVTCDAEGTIYFTQGLGLNLENRQYEHHLEGGFSIGSVGPDGQLGRQISHFFSENEDFRCIAGMCVDSRGDLIVADSSRKEILHFPKGGGYNILIREGLTCPVGIAVTPKGQLLVLDCWDHCIKIYSYHLRRYSTP
- the TRIM32 gene encoding E3 ubiquitin-protein ligase TRIM32 isoform X2, which gives rise to MAAAPYLNSDALREVLECPICMESFTEENLRPKLLHCGHTICKQCLEKLLANSINGIRCPFCSKITRITSLAQLTDNLTVLKIIDTAGLGEVVGLLMCKVCGRRLPRQFCKSCSLVLCEPCKEASHMPPGHRVIAVKEAAEERRREFGMRLARLRELMGDLQKRKAALEDVSRDLQSRYKAVLQEYSKEERKIQEELARSRKFFTTSLTEVEKINNQVMEEQAYLLSLAEVQIMSRCDYFLAKIKQGDIALLEEAADEEEPELTNSLPRELTLQEVELLKVSHVGPLQIGQVVKKPRTVNVEESLMENAASSFVPFREPDLVQEEPCCTPHSSPAKPRMPEAATSIQQCSFIRKMGSKGSLPGMFNLPVSLHVTSQGEVLVADRGNFRIQVFTRKGFLKEIRRSPSGIDSFVLSFLGADLPNLTPLSVTMNCHGLIGVTDSYDNSVKVYTMDGHCVACHRSQLSKPWGIAALPSGQFVVTDVEGGKLWCFTVDRGVGVVKYSCLCSAVRPKFVTCDAEGTIYFTQGLGLNLENRQYEHHLEGGFSIGSVGPDGQLGRQISHFFSENEDFRELRKRTPPCEALVGQDTAIGAWGSALPAALPGGFREKKENLLFLTQGLHIP